In Acidobacteriota bacterium, one DNA window encodes the following:
- a CDS encoding DNA polymerase Y family protein, with the protein MRLACLVVPLFPLAARLRGEPALADEAVAVCEGNGTAARVVAATKKARRAGIRPGFTLPQARALLPNLLARPRDVAGERAAQEALLDAAGTISPRVEDGGEGLAWVDVDGLARLFPDERDLGRALIAAAKLESLPARCGIASSKLAARVAASLPDSPVVVPDGGEAAFLAPLPLAKLDPDATAVETLARWGLSRVGEFAKLPAAEVASRLGEAGHALHEIARGRDPRPLVPRQPPPAFTEGVELEWPLLTLEPFLGMAEGALQRLARRLESHACGCVRLDVSLVLDPDGCDTRSVDLPAPTRDVKTLLSLLKLSLEGRPPGAAVTGFSLSAVPDAPRRGQLTLFGPAEIAPDRLAATLAKLFALLGEGRLGAAKAVDGHRPERFSLEPFAPPPPPPERRVPKTGRGLLAVRVLRPAVQLEVLVDGERPVSLRTLSGDDAGPAGGVRVASGPWRMEEGWWLDAPATRAYWDVELS; encoded by the coding sequence ATGCGCCTTGCCTGTCTCGTCGTGCCCCTCTTCCCCCTCGCCGCGCGGCTGCGCGGCGAGCCGGCGCTCGCCGACGAGGCCGTCGCCGTCTGCGAGGGCAACGGCACGGCCGCGCGCGTCGTCGCCGCCACGAAGAAGGCGCGGCGCGCCGGCATCCGCCCGGGCTTCACGCTGCCGCAGGCGCGCGCGCTCCTGCCGAACCTCCTCGCCCGCCCGCGCGACGTCGCGGGCGAGCGCGCCGCGCAGGAAGCGCTGCTCGACGCGGCCGGCACGATCTCGCCGCGCGTCGAGGACGGCGGCGAGGGCCTCGCCTGGGTGGACGTGGACGGCCTTGCGCGCCTCTTCCCCGACGAGCGCGACCTCGGCCGCGCGCTCATCGCCGCCGCGAAGCTCGAATCCCTCCCCGCGCGCTGCGGCATCGCCTCCAGCAAGCTCGCCGCGCGCGTCGCGGCGTCCCTGCCCGACTCCCCCGTCGTCGTCCCCGACGGCGGCGAGGCCGCGTTCCTCGCGCCGCTCCCGCTCGCCAAGCTCGACCCCGACGCCACGGCCGTCGAGACGCTCGCCCGCTGGGGCCTCTCGCGCGTGGGCGAGTTCGCCAAGCTCCCCGCCGCCGAGGTCGCGAGCCGCCTCGGCGAGGCCGGCCACGCCCTCCACGAGATCGCGCGCGGCCGCGACCCGCGCCCGCTCGTCCCGCGCCAGCCACCGCCGGCCTTCACGGAAGGCGTCGAGCTGGAGTGGCCGCTCCTCACGCTCGAGCCGTTCCTCGGCATGGCCGAGGGGGCGCTCCAGCGTCTCGCGCGGCGCCTCGAATCGCACGCGTGCGGCTGCGTGCGCCTCGACGTCTCGCTCGTCCTCGACCCCGACGGCTGCGACACGCGCAGCGTCGACCTGCCCGCCCCCACGCGCGACGTCAAGACGCTGCTCTCCCTCCTCAAGCTCTCGCTCGAGGGCCGCCCGCCCGGCGCCGCCGTGACGGGCTTCTCGCTCTCGGCCGTGCCCGACGCGCCGCGCCGCGGCCAGCTCACGCTCTTCGGCCCGGCCGAGATCGCGCCCGACCGCCTCGCGGCCACGCTCGCGAAGCTCTTCGCGCTCCTCGGCGAGGGCCGCCTCGGCGCCGCCAAGGCCGTGGACGGCCACCGCCCCGAGCGCTTCTCCCTCGAGCCCTTCGCGCCGCCCCCGCCGCCGCCCGAGCGGCGCGTCCCGAAGACCGGCCGCGGCCTCCTCGCCGTGCGCGTCCTCAGGCCCGCCGTCCAGCTGGAAGTTCTCGTGGACGGCGAGCGCCCCGTCTCCCTGCGCACGCTCTCGGGCGACGACGCCGGGCCCGCCGGAGGCGTGCGCGTCGCGTCCGGCCCGTGGCGCATGGAGGAAGGCTGGTGGCTGGACGCCCCCGCCACGCGCGCGTACTGGGACGTCGAGCTCTCG
- a CDS encoding DUF2721 domain-containing protein, which produces MPGLATHDVVPLLQVAVGPVILISGVGLLLLSMTNRFGRLIDRSRQLSRELRTASDDDRTGLIAQVRILTARAQIVRLAIALATTSLLLAALLIILLFLTALFGLELAVVLSLVFIACMACLIASLVLFLRDINLSLHAFKLEIESAAQHRA; this is translated from the coding sequence ATCCCCGGCCTCGCCACGCACGACGTCGTCCCGCTCCTGCAGGTCGCCGTCGGGCCCGTAATCCTGATCTCGGGCGTCGGGCTGCTGCTCCTCTCGATGACGAACCGCTTCGGGCGGCTCATCGACCGCTCGCGGCAGCTCTCGCGCGAGCTGCGCACGGCGAGCGACGACGACCGCACCGGGCTGATCGCGCAGGTGCGCATCCTCACGGCGCGGGCGCAGATCGTCCGCCTCGCGATCGCGCTCGCCACGACGAGCCTCCTCCTCGCGGCGCTCCTCATCATCCTGCTGTTCCTGACGGCGCTCTTCGGGCTCGAGCTCGCCGTCGTCCTCTCGCTCGTCTTCATCGCGTGCATGGCGTGCCTCATCGCGTCGCTCGTCCTCTTCCTGCGCGACATCAACCTCTCCCTGCACGCCTTCAAGCTGGAGATCGAGTCCGCCGCCCAGCACCGCGCCTGA
- a CDS encoding pyridoxamine 5'-phosphate oxidase family protein, protein MDPLSKNLLFNLVSQNRVASLGTLHDGAPFVSMVLAAPDPTHSVWFIHVSRLSGHTQDLLKDGRVSLMLALPDTGEKDPQQLARLTLTGEATELSDGSAEEDSAKEIYLAKFPHMEEIVGALGDFSFWAIRPKSARFVGGFARAFTLDPAALRAEIAAGAPA, encoded by the coding sequence ATGGACCCCCTTTCAAAGAATCTTCTCTTCAATCTCGTCTCCCAGAACCGCGTCGCCTCCCTCGGCACGCTGCACGACGGCGCGCCGTTCGTCTCGATGGTGCTGGCGGCGCCCGACCCGACGCACTCCGTGTGGTTCATCCACGTGAGCCGGCTCTCGGGCCACACGCAGGACCTCCTGAAGGACGGGCGCGTGAGCCTGATGCTCGCGCTGCCCGACACGGGCGAGAAGGACCCGCAGCAACTCGCGCGCCTGACGCTCACGGGCGAGGCGACGGAGCTTTCGGACGGCTCGGCCGAGGAGGACTCGGCGAAGGAGATCTACCTCGCGAAGTTCCCGCACATGGAGGAGATCGTCGGCGCGCTCGGCGACTTCTCCTTCTGGGCGATCCGGCCGAAGTCGGCGCGGTTCGTGGGCGGGTTCGCGCGCGCGTTCACGCTCGACCCCGCTGCGCTCCGCGCGGAGATCGCGGCCGGGGCGCCTGCGTGA
- a CDS encoding YfhL family 4Fe-4S dicluster ferredoxin — translation MAMKIDETCINCGNCEPDCPNTAISQGDSYYVIAADKCTECVGAFDAPKCVEVCPVEGCITIDASLNESKEVLQARYQQLHP, via the coding sequence ATGGCGATGAAGATCGACGAGACCTGCATCAACTGCGGCAACTGCGAGCCCGATTGCCCGAACACGGCGATCAGCCAGGGCGACTCGTACTACGTGATCGCGGCCGACAAGTGCACCGAGTGCGTCGGCGCGTTCGACGCCCCCAAGTGCGTCGAGGTCTGCCCGGTCGAAGGCTGCATCACGATCGACGCGTCGCTGAACGAGTCGAAGGAAGTTCTCCAGGCTCGCTACCAGCAGCTGCACCCCTGA
- a CDS encoding pirin family protein has protein sequence MIVDLVPPRTADLGGGLSVARLLPRRQRRMVGPWCFLDAYGPLPDGAPRMDVAPHPHVGLQTVSWLVSGSVLHRDSLGSEQLVAAGALGLMTAGRAIAHSEESPGGDASGLQGVQLWVALPDADRATAPSFEHHGKLPIEGFGAARATIFYGSLGKSASPARRFSPALGAEVAFPSAARTTLPVDPGFEHAVLLLRGRIRADGVDLPKETLAYVAPGSEALVLEGDADSLALVLGGAPFGEEILMWWNFVARTPDEMAKARADWEAGAFGEVPGYAGARLPAPPLRGAAAGSEPGELPSTRSATRRS, from the coding sequence GTGATCGTCGACCTCGTCCCGCCGCGCACGGCGGACCTCGGCGGCGGCCTGTCCGTCGCGCGGCTCCTCCCGCGCCGGCAGCGCCGGATGGTGGGGCCGTGGTGCTTCCTCGACGCCTACGGCCCGCTCCCCGACGGCGCGCCCCGCATGGACGTCGCGCCGCACCCGCACGTCGGCCTCCAGACCGTCTCGTGGCTCGTCTCGGGCTCCGTGCTCCACCGCGACAGCCTCGGCTCCGAGCAGCTCGTCGCCGCGGGAGCGCTCGGCCTCATGACCGCGGGACGCGCGATCGCGCACTCCGAGGAGTCGCCGGGCGGCGACGCGTCGGGCCTGCAGGGCGTGCAGCTCTGGGTCGCGCTGCCCGACGCCGACCGCGCAACCGCGCCGTCCTTCGAACACCACGGCAAGCTCCCGATCGAGGGCTTCGGGGCCGCGCGCGCGACGATCTTCTACGGCTCGCTCGGCAAGAGCGCCTCTCCCGCGCGCCGCTTCTCGCCCGCGCTCGGCGCCGAGGTCGCGTTTCCGTCGGCGGCCCGCACGACGCTGCCCGTGGACCCGGGCTTCGAGCACGCCGTGCTGCTGCTCCGCGGAAGGATCCGCGCCGACGGCGTCGACCTTCCGAAGGAGACGCTGGCGTACGTCGCGCCCGGGAGCGAGGCGCTCGTCCTCGAGGGCGATGCGGACAGCCTCGCGCTCGTCCTCGGCGGCGCGCCGTTCGGCGAGGAGATCCTGATGTGGTGGAACTTCGTCGCGCGGACGCCCGACGAGATGGCGAAGGCGCGCGCCGACTGGGAGGCGGGCGCCTTCGGTGAGGTGCCGGGTTACGCCGGAGCGCGCCTCCCGGCGCCGCCGCTCAGGGGTGCAGCTGCTGGTAGCGAGCCTGGAGAACTTCCTTCGACTCGTTCAGCGACGCGTCGATCGTGA
- a CDS encoding cupin domain-containing protein, which yields MPPPKVNLSEKLALIPTHWDPKIVAELNGQHVKLVKFQGPFTWHKHVAEDEMFLVVEGSFDLEFRDGTVHLSPGEFCVVPRGVEHRPVAEKEAHVLLFEPASTLNTGDAGGAFTKATLERI from the coding sequence ATGCCGCCGCCCAAGGTCAACCTCAGCGAGAAGCTCGCGCTCATTCCCACGCACTGGGACCCGAAGATCGTCGCCGAGCTGAACGGCCAGCACGTGAAGCTCGTGAAGTTCCAGGGGCCCTTCACCTGGCACAAGCACGTCGCCGAGGACGAGATGTTCCTCGTCGTCGAGGGCTCGTTCGACCTCGAGTTCCGCGACGGAACCGTCCACCTCTCCCCCGGCGAGTTCTGCGTCGTCCCGCGCGGCGTCGAGCACCGTCCCGTGGCCGAGAAGGAGGCGCACGTCCTCCTCTTCGAGCCCGCCTCGACGCTCAACACGGGCGACGCGGGCGGCGCGTTCACGAAGGCGACGCTCGAGAGGATCTGA
- a CDS encoding electron transfer flavoprotein subunit beta/FixA family protein, with protein sequence MNHIVCIAYVPDTETKIKVAGDGVSIDEADVKWIVSPYDEYALEGALKAKEASGGTVTAVTFGPARADAGLRECLARGADEAVRVASDGLAQTDSLGVATLLAAAIKTLPHDVVWMGNKSVGTDAQTLVPMLAELLDLPHANLVTKMDWTGAGATVRREIEGAQEIVELPTPFVVGATKGLNEPRYASLKGIMAAKKKTIAVKTPADLGVDAAKISGDAASVRWTKLELPPARQAVKLIPADDPAAAATELLRLLRDEAKVL encoded by the coding sequence ATGAATCACATCGTCTGCATCGCCTACGTTCCCGACACCGAAACGAAGATCAAGGTCGCGGGCGACGGGGTCTCGATCGACGAGGCCGACGTCAAGTGGATCGTTTCGCCGTACGACGAGTACGCGCTCGAAGGCGCCCTCAAGGCGAAGGAGGCCAGCGGCGGCACCGTCACGGCGGTCACGTTCGGCCCCGCGAGGGCCGACGCGGGCCTCCGCGAATGCCTCGCGCGCGGCGCCGACGAGGCCGTCCGCGTCGCGTCCGACGGGCTGGCCCAGACGGACTCGCTCGGCGTGGCGACGCTGCTCGCCGCGGCGATCAAGACGCTGCCGCACGACGTCGTCTGGATGGGCAACAAGAGCGTCGGCACCGACGCGCAGACGCTCGTCCCGATGCTCGCCGAGCTGCTCGACCTGCCGCACGCGAACCTCGTCACGAAGATGGACTGGACGGGCGCGGGCGCGACCGTGCGCCGCGAGATCGAAGGCGCGCAGGAGATCGTCGAGCTGCCGACGCCGTTCGTCGTCGGCGCGACGAAGGGCCTGAACGAGCCGCGCTACGCGTCGCTCAAGGGGATCATGGCGGCCAAGAAGAAGACGATCGCCGTCAAGACGCCCGCCGACCTCGGCGTGGACGCCGCGAAGATCTCCGGCGACGCCGCGAGCGTGCGCTGGACGAAGCTGGAGCTGCCGCCCGCCCGGCAGGCCGTGAAGCTCATCCCGGCGGACGACCCGGCGGCGGCGGCGACGGAGCTGCTCCGCCTGCTGCGCGACGAAGCCAAGGTCCTCTGA
- a CDS encoding electron transfer flavoprotein subunit alpha/FixB family protein: MSNVLVFIEQRDGKIRKSSLEALTLGLTLSKKTSGSLGAVIAGSGISALSSELGAYGAAKVFVADKPELQLFSSEGYTAALDAAATAFGPSIVLVSATAMGLDVAARFAARRGVGVLSDVMALDVENGRLVGSRPVYSGKARVAVTTSPSAAIQVATPRPNVFPAAKAEAPGAGEAVAIDPVLKIRGKVVKIEAAAAGEIDVAEADKIVTGGRGIKGPESWPILRALCHELGAALGASRAAVDAGWIGHEHQVGQTGKVVSPSLYVACGVSGAIQHLAGMGSSKVIVAINKDPEAPIFKAATYGIVGDLFQIVPAMTEAAKKMKA, from the coding sequence ATGTCGAACGTCCTGGTCTTCATCGAACAGCGCGACGGGAAGATAAGAAAGTCGTCGCTGGAAGCGCTGACGCTGGGCCTGACCCTTTCTAAGAAAACCAGCGGTTCTCTCGGCGCCGTCATCGCAGGATCCGGGATCTCCGCGCTTTCTTCCGAGCTCGGCGCCTACGGCGCCGCGAAGGTGTTCGTCGCCGACAAGCCCGAGCTCCAGCTGTTCTCCTCCGAGGGCTACACGGCCGCTCTCGACGCGGCCGCCACGGCCTTCGGCCCCTCCATCGTCCTCGTCTCGGCGACGGCGATGGGGCTGGACGTGGCCGCGCGCTTCGCGGCGCGCCGCGGCGTCGGCGTCCTCTCGGACGTGATGGCGCTGGACGTCGAGAACGGCCGCCTCGTCGGCTCGCGCCCCGTGTACTCGGGCAAGGCCCGCGTCGCCGTGACGACCTCGCCCTCGGCCGCGATCCAGGTCGCGACGCCGCGCCCGAACGTCTTCCCGGCCGCGAAGGCCGAGGCGCCCGGCGCGGGCGAGGCCGTCGCGATCGACCCGGTGCTGAAGATCCGCGGCAAGGTCGTGAAGATCGAAGCCGCCGCGGCGGGGGAGATCGACGTGGCCGAGGCCGACAAGATCGTCACGGGCGGCCGCGGCATCAAGGGGCCGGAGAGCTGGCCCATCCTGCGCGCGCTCTGCCACGAGCTGGGCGCGGCGCTCGGCGCCTCGCGCGCCGCGGTGGACGCGGGCTGGATCGGCCACGAGCACCAGGTCGGGCAGACCGGCAAGGTCGTGTCGCCGTCGCTCTACGTCGCGTGCGGCGTGTCCGGCGCGATCCAGCACCTCGCCGGCATGGGCTCGTCGAAGGTCATCGTCGCGATCAACAAGGACCCCGAGGCGCCGATCTTCAAGGCCGCCACCTACGGCATCGTGGGCGACCTCTTCCAGATCGTCCCCGCGATGACGGAAGCGGCGAAGAAGATGAAGGCGTAG
- a CDS encoding (Fe-S)-binding protein — MIITPTQATLLGMPGTVLFALVLLSALAFFAYTMSRRVQLLTMGAGLPDDRLDQPWARFVHVLTYGLFQKKMFRDPYAGLYHALIFGGFIVLSVRTATLVFEGLFPGAALPFLGPGFWECYLLLKDVVLVTTLAGVVLALGRRHVFKKERLDPSFDADLILCLIGFLMISDLAAGAARFALEAAKTGAAASVGWEPVTFYLSKQISSLSSSSLQSIYFGAWWGHLVAILVFANYLPFAKHFHVITALPNLYFAKLDSAGKMATFDIEKAAEAERFGVSKIEDFTWKQKLDFMTCTECGRCREICPTHLTGKPLSPKTLTVDLRNTLYAEADDLIDVDSGRGDGAAAARLAERKPLLGGWISEDAVWACTTCRYCEHACPVGITYVDKITDMRRYLVLEKSEFPKEAQTSFNGMERQGNPWNLPAADRGAWAKDLPFPVLTMAEAAEAGGVDVLFWVGCAGSYEERGKKVSQALARLLHDAGVTYAILGSEETCTGDAARRLGNEYLFQTLAQQNIETMNGYGVKKIVTNCPHCFNTLANEYPDFGGRYEVVHGTELVAKLVAEGRVKLTEKIEQSISFHDPCYLGRHNGVYEAPRDILNAIPGLTVKELPRSRDAGMCCGAGGGRMWLDETLGTRINQARYAEIQENGTDAVGVSCPFCMVMLGNAKTETGGTTDAFDVLELAVRALPAHPGVSKPA; from the coding sequence ATGATCATCACGCCCACCCAGGCCACCCTCCTTGGAATGCCGGGCACGGTGCTCTTTGCGCTCGTCCTGCTTTCCGCCCTTGCCTTTTTCGCGTACACGATGTCCCGGCGCGTCCAGCTCCTCACGATGGGTGCGGGCCTTCCGGACGACCGGCTGGACCAGCCGTGGGCGCGTTTCGTCCACGTCCTCACGTACGGGCTCTTCCAGAAAAAGATGTTCCGGGACCCCTACGCCGGGCTGTACCACGCCCTCATCTTCGGCGGGTTCATCGTGCTGTCGGTGCGCACGGCGACCCTCGTCTTCGAGGGCCTCTTCCCGGGCGCCGCGCTGCCGTTCCTCGGGCCGGGCTTCTGGGAGTGCTATCTCCTCCTGAAGGACGTCGTCCTCGTGACGACGCTCGCGGGCGTCGTCCTGGCCCTTGGAAGAAGACACGTCTTCAAAAAGGAGCGCCTCGACCCCAGCTTCGACGCCGACCTCATCCTCTGCCTCATCGGGTTCCTGATGATCAGCGACCTCGCCGCGGGCGCGGCGCGCTTCGCGCTGGAGGCCGCAAAGACAGGCGCTGCCGCAAGTGTGGGCTGGGAGCCCGTGACTTTTTACCTTTCTAAGCAAATCTCTTCTCTTTCTTCTTCCTCCCTCCAGTCCATCTATTTCGGCGCGTGGTGGGGGCACCTCGTCGCGATCCTCGTCTTCGCGAACTACCTGCCGTTCGCGAAGCACTTTCACGTCATCACGGCGCTCCCGAACCTCTACTTCGCGAAGCTCGACTCGGCCGGAAAGATGGCGACGTTCGACATCGAGAAGGCCGCCGAGGCCGAGCGCTTCGGCGTCTCGAAGATCGAGGACTTCACCTGGAAGCAGAAGCTCGACTTCATGACGTGCACGGAGTGCGGGCGCTGCCGCGAGATCTGTCCGACGCACCTCACGGGCAAGCCGCTCTCGCCAAAGACGCTCACGGTCGACCTCCGCAACACGCTCTACGCCGAGGCGGACGACCTCATCGACGTGGACTCCGGCCGCGGCGACGGCGCGGCCGCGGCGCGCCTCGCGGAGAGGAAGCCCCTCCTCGGCGGCTGGATCTCGGAGGACGCCGTGTGGGCGTGCACGACGTGCCGCTACTGCGAGCACGCGTGCCCGGTCGGGATCACGTACGTCGACAAGATCACGGACATGCGCCGGTACCTCGTCCTCGAGAAGAGCGAGTTCCCGAAGGAGGCGCAGACGTCGTTCAACGGCATGGAGCGCCAGGGCAACCCGTGGAACCTGCCCGCCGCGGACAGAGGCGCGTGGGCGAAGGATCTGCCGTTCCCGGTCCTCACGATGGCGGAAGCCGCCGAAGCCGGGGGCGTGGACGTCCTCTTCTGGGTGGGCTGCGCGGGCTCTTACGAGGAGCGCGGCAAGAAGGTGTCGCAGGCGCTCGCGCGCCTCCTCCACGACGCCGGCGTCACGTACGCGATCCTCGGGAGCGAGGAAACGTGCACGGGCGACGCGGCGCGCCGCCTCGGGAACGAGTACCTCTTCCAGACGCTCGCGCAGCAGAACATCGAGACGATGAACGGGTACGGCGTGAAGAAGATCGTCACGAACTGCCCGCACTGCTTCAACACGCTCGCGAACGAGTACCCGGATTTCGGCGGGAGATACGAGGTCGTCCACGGGACCGAGCTCGTGGCGAAGCTCGTCGCCGAGGGCCGCGTGAAGCTCACGGAGAAGATCGAGCAGTCCATCTCGTTCCACGACCCGTGCTACCTCGGCCGGCACAACGGCGTCTACGAGGCGCCGCGCGACATCCTGAACGCGATCCCGGGTCTCACCGTGAAGGAGCTGCCGCGCAGCCGCGACGCCGGGATGTGCTGCGGCGCGGGCGGCGGCCGCATGTGGCTGGACGAGACGCTCGGGACGCGCATCAACCAGGCGCGTTACGCGGAGATCCAGGAGAACGGGACGGACGCCGTCGGCGTTTCCTGCCCGTTCTGCATGGTCATGCTCGGAAACGCGAAGACCGAAACAGGCGGGACGACCGACGCGTTCGACGTCCTCGAACTGGCCGTGCGGGCCCTCCCGGCGCACCCGGGAGTGTCCAAACCGGCGTAA